The following proteins are encoded in a genomic region of Grus americana isolate bGruAme1 chromosome 5, bGruAme1.mat, whole genome shotgun sequence:
- the TNNI2 gene encoding troponin I, fast skeletal muscle → MLDANCLFLPFLFLPFLVHLLLLNSEEKKRRAATARRQHLKSAMLQLAATEIEREAAAKEVEKQNYLAEHCPPLSLPGSMQELQELCKKLHAKIESVDEERYDTEVKLQKTSKELEDLSQKLFDLRGKFKRPPLRRVRMSADAMLRALLGSKHKVCMDLRANLKQVKKEDTEKEKDLRDVGDWRKNIEEKSGMEGRKKMFEAGES, encoded by the exons ATGCTC GATGCTAactgcctttttctccccttcctcttccttccctttcttgtCCACCTGCTCCTGCTGAACAGTGAAGAG aaaaaaaggagggcaGCCACTGCCCGCCGGCAACACCTGAAG AGTGCTATGCTCCAGCTTGCTGCCACTGAAAtagaaagagaagcagctgctaaggaagttgaaaagcaaaactacCTGGCAGAGCATTGCCCTCCTCTGTCGCTCCCAGGATCCATGCAGGAACTTCAG gaGCTGTGCAAAAAGCTTCATGCCAAGATAGAGTCAGTGGATGAGGAGAGGTATGACACAGAGGTGAAGCTACAGAAGACTAGCAAGGAG CTGGAAGACTTGAGCCAGAAGCTCTTTGACCTGCGGGGCAAGTTCAAGAGGCCACCCCTGCGCAGGGTGCGTATGTCCGCTGATGCGATGCTGCGGGCCCTGCTGGGCTCCAAGCACAAGGTCTGCATGGACCTCCGAGCCAACCTGAAGCAAGTCAAGAAGGAAGACACTGAGAAG GAGAAGGACCTCCGTGATGTCGGTGACTGGAGGAAGAACATCGAGGAGAAGTCCGGCATGGAGGGCAGGAAGAAGATGTTTGAGGCTGGCGAGTCCTAA